One Oncorhynchus keta strain PuntledgeMale-10-30-2019 chromosome 11, Oket_V2, whole genome shotgun sequence DNA window includes the following coding sequences:
- the LOC118390047 gene encoding uncharacterized protein LOC118390047 isoform X5, with protein sequence MPPRKKRENRGTDDCPRKRRRAQEEGNVVISDRDEDEDFRPTSSSRGERKREKESRTRSNEMTEEEMLDLAMRLSKQEASSAALRQRQEEEAVRKAIAESLYADSPTHPHSESSLGSGSPTQQCQNSPPEGESSIQPPRCKLSYPNHGVADREGACGGGVHVGMAPSDRRGKKEGSPLLDMPDLSQTQKVYSQSSPLSQASTSVPLPSSQEEGSSQRNLFRDCSAKAIESQDYNNSTKSDSQSQLRIKSPGFPSTTAPQANKPVLCLEKLSQDLLVDCQASGFLLKGHPSLTLPTKSQKSQSYQPKSPTFSNTPVFSKTERGVEPGQSSPSFPKSAMFSNCDSGEEEKEASPTIPKSLVFFKTDRGKAEEQRSPTSPKSTIFSKTERGPEEKETFSGSPVFPRTDQIRDQGPQSCVESVSATGDYEDGDRDDAVKSRDASECLPPCPRTTLSLNKRFVPIRKTAGVSDKVVDQEEREGESSQRTVNRISMPAKLAAEEDLNSEELTLALETQPMQELTSNMALRWSDDDEEENGPEKSAHSPSPVFPQENDLPQPSNQGLSPNTHDHRSPQHRHSPCLVPMKRTHNFEGAACEEGESQSKCIRKKFTFKGMYGAPSPSLLRQAAGRSQDEAKGGSTSSHQPLASSSRLSPPTDGQGYGGVVRYYWGVPFCPRGQNPDAYTQVILSQLEVYEKSLKEAQRGLLRKAGWGEPVLPGPPEKPFSRRGRLERRRAPRLLEEEERGGKRQEELVEVVEDDDDDEEEGEKRARQLSRWGVEGGGKRGRQEWKDCQDLFVSSPEQEEKSPSPVFHADTSQLILLQRRLGLRRKEERVAEKQPPDLLEEREEDENEEKMDDKEGGEKREEEEVDVRGLQVPETQLSDDSTQDLMVTSPAQPQPESQSLPQIQTFLSSPRPLEQCEEGMLVVGEEEGRRSSPVGIPAVGEDVQMEEDIPEPAFPRSPNMDCPMCMRLFPLTEIEMHAAYCDGTTGIMEEEMESHSQVSVKARRKRTRRGENIGEEQPSSSGSGKVVQGEKCFLCQQLFPLKYQFSKAAPRDGQSGDLLSALDQTEHIYSGTAEAKPCVTTVNNQQSGLIDDLDTAESGGRGDFSAPGFRAQPKKRLKQ encoded by the exons ATGCCTCCTCGGAAAAAGCGAGAGAACAGAGGCACGGATGATTGTCCCAGGAAACGACGACGAGCTCAGGAAGAGGGCAATGTCGTCATCTCAGACAGAGACGAG GATGAAGACTTCAGACCGACATCATCATCAAGAGGGGAGCGCAAACGGGAGAAGGAGAGTAGAACACGATCAAACG AGATGACCGAGGAGGAGATGCTGGACCTGGCCATGAGACTGAGTAAACAGGAGGCCAGCAGCGCTGCTCTCCGGCAACGACAGGAGGAAGAGGCCGTGAGGAAGGCCATCGCTGAAAGCCTCTAC GCAGACAGCCCTACTCACCCCCACTCAGAATCTTCGCTCGGGTCAGGGAGCCCTACACAACAATGTCAAAATTCTCctccagagggagagagcagcataCAGCCACCCAGGTGTAAACTCTCCTACCCTAACCATGGTGTGGCTGACAGGGAGGGAGCCTGCGGTGGAGGTGTTCATGTAGGGATGGCTCCCTCAGACAGGAGGGGGAAGAAGGAGGGAAGCCCATTACTAGATATGCCTGACCTGTCTCAGACCCAGAAGGTCTATTCCCAGTCCTCCCCCCTCAGCCAAGCTTCCACCTCAGTGCCTCTCCCATCCTCACAG GAAGAGGGGTCTTCTCAGAGGAACCTTTTCCGAGACTGCTCAGCCAAGGCAATTGAATCTCAGGACTACAACAACTCCACAAAGAGTGACTCCCAGTCCCAACTCAGGATCAAGTCCCCTGGTTTCCCTTCCACTACGGCTCCCCAAGCCAACAAACCTGTCCTGTGCCTGGAGAAGCTTAGCCAGGACCTCCTAGTAGACTGTCAGGCCTCTGGGTTCCTACTAAAGGGTCATCCCAGCTTAACACTTCCCACAAAGTCCCAGAAATCTCAATCTTATCAGCCCAAGAGCCCCACATTCTCCAATACCCCTGTGTTTTCcaaaacagagagaggtgtggaacCAGGCCAAAGTAGTCCCTCCTTTCCTAAAAGCGCCATGTTCTCTAATTGTGATTCAGGAGAGGAAGAAAAAGAGGCCAGTCCCACCATTCCTAAAAGCCTGGTCTTTTTCAAGACTGATAGAGGAAAGGCAGAGGAACAAAGGAGTCCAACTTCTCCGAAAAGCACCATTTTCTCTAAGACTGAAAGAGGACCAGAAGAGAAAGAGACCTTCTCTGGAAGTCCAGTCTTTCCCAGAACTGATCAGATAAGGGACCAGGGTCCACAGAGCTGTGTTGAAAGTGTCTCTGCAACGGGAGACTatgaggatggagacagagatgatgCTGTGAAGAGCAGGGATGCCTCCGAGTGCCTTCCACCATGCCCCAGAACAACCCTGTCCCTGAACAAGAGATTTGTGCCTATAAGGAAGACTGCTGGAGTTTCAGACAAAGTTGTTGACCAAGAGGAACGCGAGGGTGAATCCTCGCAGAGAACTGTAAACAGGATTAGCATGCCTGCAAAGTTGG CTGCAGAAGAAGACCTTAATTCAGAGGAACTTACATTGGCTTTGGAGACTCAGCCAATGCAGGAGTTAACCAGTAATATGGCGTTACGCTGGTCAGATGATGACGAAGAGGAAAATGGTCCTGAAAAG tcaGCTCACTCGCCCAGCCCAGTCTTCCCACAGGAGAATGACCTCCCTCAGCCAAGCAACCAAGGTCTCTCCCCAAACACCCACGACCACCGTTCCCCCCAACACAGACATAGCCCCTGCCTCGTCCCCATGAAACGCACTCACAACTTCGAAGGCGCCGCGTGCGAGGAGGGGGAGAGCCAGTCCAAGTGCATCCGGAAGAAGTTCACCTTCAAGGGCATGTATGgagccccctctccctctcttctcagacAGGCTGCAGGTAGGAGCCAGGATGAGGCCAAAGGCGGAAGCACCTCTTCCCACCAGCCCCTGGCCTCCTCCAGCCGCCTCTCTCCCCCCACAGACGGCCAGGGTTATGGGGGAGTGGTGCGCTACTATTGGGGTGTGCCTTTCTGTCCACGGGGGCAGAACCCAGACGCCTACACACAG GTGATCCTGTCCCAGCTGGAGGTGTATGAGAAGAGCCTGAAGGAGGCCCAGAGGGGTCTGCTGAGGAAGGCAGGCTGGGGGGAGCCAGTCCTCCCTGGGCCCCCAGAGAAACCCTTCTCCAGGAGGGGACGCCTCGAGAGACGCAGGGCCCCACGACTcctggaagaagaggagagagggggaaaacgtCAGGAAGAGCTAGTGGAGGTGGtagaagatgatgatgatgatgaagaggagggagagaagagggcgAGACAGCTGTCACGGTGGGGGGTggaagggggagggaagagaggaaggcagGAGTGGAAGGACTGCCAGGATCTGTTTGTGTCCTCTCCTGAACAAGAGGAA AAATCTCCCTCCCCTGTATTTCATGCAGATACCAGTCAGCTAATTCTACTTCAACG GAGACTTGGCCTTAGAAGAAAAGAGGAAAGAGTAGCAGAAAAACAACCACCTGacttactggaggagagggaggaagatgagaaTGAAGAAAAGATGGATGAtaaagagggtggagagaagagggaggaggaagaagtgGATGTCAGAGGCTTACAAGTTCCAG AGACCCAACTCAGTGACGACAGCACTCAAGACCTCATGGTCACCAGCCCTGCACAG CCCCAGCCAGAGAGCCAGTCCCTGCCTCAGATCCAGACCTTTCTTTCATCACCCCGTCCTCTGGAACAGTGTGAAGAGGGGATGTTggtggttggagaggaggaggggcggAGGAGTAGCCCTGTGGGGATCCCTGCTGTAGGAGAGGATGTTCAGATGGAGGAGGATATCCCAGAGCCTGCCTTCCCTCGGAGCCCCAACATGGACTGTCCCATGTGCATGCGTCTCTTCCCCCTGACGGAGATTGAGATGCACGCTGCCTACTGTGACGGTACCACCGGTATCAtggaggaggaaatggagagCCACTCTCAGG TTTCAGTCAAGGCTCGTAGGAAGAGGACCAGAAGGGGTGAGAACATTGGAGAGGAGCAGCCCAGCTCTTCTGGCTCTGGCAA GGTGGTACAGGGAGAGAAGTGCTTCCTGTGTCAGCAACTATTTCCTCTCAAGTACCAGTTCTCCAAGGCTGCACCCAGAGACGGACAG AGTGGAGACTTGCTGAGTGCTCTGGACCAGACAGAGCATATATATTCAG GGACTGCTGAGGCCAAACCATGTGTTACTACCGTCAATAACCAACAAAG TGGCCTGATTGATGATCTGGACACAGCAGAATCTGGGGGAAGAGGAGACTTCAGCGCCCCAGGTTTCAGA gcCCAGCCAAAAAAGAGATTAAAGcaatag
- the LOC118390047 gene encoding BRCA1-A complex subunit RAP80-like isoform X2: MPPRKKRENRGTDDCPRKRRRAQEEGNVVISDRDEDEDFRPTSSSRGERKREKESRTRSNEMTEEEMLDLAMRLSKQEASSAALRQRQEEEAVRKAIAESLYADSPTHPHSESSLGSGSPTQQCQNSPPEGESSIQPPRCKLSYPNHGVADREGACGGGVHVGMAPSDRRGKKEGSPLLDMPDLSQTQKVYSQSSPLSQASTSVPLPSSQEEGSSQRNLFRDCSAKAIESQDYNNSTKSDSQSQLRIKSPGFPSTTAPQANKPVLCLEKLSQDLLVDCQASGFLLKGHPSLTLPTKSQKSQSYQPKSPTFSNTPVFSKTERGVEPGQSSPSFPKSAMFSNCDSGEEEKEASPTIPKSLVFFKTDRGKAEEQRSPTSPKSTIFSKTERGPEEKETFSGSPVFPRTDQIRDQGPQSCVESVSATGDYEDGDRDDAVKSRDASECLPPCPRTTLSLNKRFVPIRKTAGVSDKVVDQEEREGESSQRTVNRISMPAKLAAEEDLNSEELTLALETQPMQELTSNMALRWSDDDEEENGPEKSAHSPSPVFPQENDLPQPSNQGLSPNTHDHRSPQHRHSPCLVPMKRTHNFEGAACEEGESQSKCIRKKFTFKGMYGAPSPSLLRQAAGRSQDEAKGGSTSSHQPLASSSRLSPPTDGQGYGGVVRYYWGVPFCPRGQNPDAYTQVILSQLEVYEKSLKEAQRGLLRKAGWGEPVLPGPPEKPFSRRGRLERRRAPRLLEEEERGGKRQEELVEVVEDDDDDEEEGEKRARQLSRWGVEGGGKRGRQEWKDCQDLFVSSPEQEEKSPSPVFHADTSQLILLQRRLGLRRKEERVAEKQPPDLLEEREEDENEEKMDDKEGGEKREEEEVDVRGLQVPETQLSDDSTQDLMVTSPAQPQPESQSLPQIQTFLSSPRPLEQCEEGMLVVGEEEGRRSSPVGIPAVGEDVQMEEDIPEPAFPRSPNMDCPMCMRLFPLTEIEMHAAYCDGTTGIMEEEMESHSQVSVKARRKRTRRGENIGEEQPSSSGSGKVVQGEKCFLCQQLFPLKYQFSKAAPRDGQSGDLLSALDQTEHIYSGTAEAKPCVTTVNNQQSGLIDDLDTAESGGRGDFSAPGFRVSTSPIQSFTLSQKPQTALSTSNANALPLPPLPPPGPAKKEIKAIVFKKM; encoded by the exons ATGCCTCCTCGGAAAAAGCGAGAGAACAGAGGCACGGATGATTGTCCCAGGAAACGACGACGAGCTCAGGAAGAGGGCAATGTCGTCATCTCAGACAGAGACGAG GATGAAGACTTCAGACCGACATCATCATCAAGAGGGGAGCGCAAACGGGAGAAGGAGAGTAGAACACGATCAAACG AGATGACCGAGGAGGAGATGCTGGACCTGGCCATGAGACTGAGTAAACAGGAGGCCAGCAGCGCTGCTCTCCGGCAACGACAGGAGGAAGAGGCCGTGAGGAAGGCCATCGCTGAAAGCCTCTAC GCAGACAGCCCTACTCACCCCCACTCAGAATCTTCGCTCGGGTCAGGGAGCCCTACACAACAATGTCAAAATTCTCctccagagggagagagcagcataCAGCCACCCAGGTGTAAACTCTCCTACCCTAACCATGGTGTGGCTGACAGGGAGGGAGCCTGCGGTGGAGGTGTTCATGTAGGGATGGCTCCCTCAGACAGGAGGGGGAAGAAGGAGGGAAGCCCATTACTAGATATGCCTGACCTGTCTCAGACCCAGAAGGTCTATTCCCAGTCCTCCCCCCTCAGCCAAGCTTCCACCTCAGTGCCTCTCCCATCCTCACAG GAAGAGGGGTCTTCTCAGAGGAACCTTTTCCGAGACTGCTCAGCCAAGGCAATTGAATCTCAGGACTACAACAACTCCACAAAGAGTGACTCCCAGTCCCAACTCAGGATCAAGTCCCCTGGTTTCCCTTCCACTACGGCTCCCCAAGCCAACAAACCTGTCCTGTGCCTGGAGAAGCTTAGCCAGGACCTCCTAGTAGACTGTCAGGCCTCTGGGTTCCTACTAAAGGGTCATCCCAGCTTAACACTTCCCACAAAGTCCCAGAAATCTCAATCTTATCAGCCCAAGAGCCCCACATTCTCCAATACCCCTGTGTTTTCcaaaacagagagaggtgtggaacCAGGCCAAAGTAGTCCCTCCTTTCCTAAAAGCGCCATGTTCTCTAATTGTGATTCAGGAGAGGAAGAAAAAGAGGCCAGTCCCACCATTCCTAAAAGCCTGGTCTTTTTCAAGACTGATAGAGGAAAGGCAGAGGAACAAAGGAGTCCAACTTCTCCGAAAAGCACCATTTTCTCTAAGACTGAAAGAGGACCAGAAGAGAAAGAGACCTTCTCTGGAAGTCCAGTCTTTCCCAGAACTGATCAGATAAGGGACCAGGGTCCACAGAGCTGTGTTGAAAGTGTCTCTGCAACGGGAGACTatgaggatggagacagagatgatgCTGTGAAGAGCAGGGATGCCTCCGAGTGCCTTCCACCATGCCCCAGAACAACCCTGTCCCTGAACAAGAGATTTGTGCCTATAAGGAAGACTGCTGGAGTTTCAGACAAAGTTGTTGACCAAGAGGAACGCGAGGGTGAATCCTCGCAGAGAACTGTAAACAGGATTAGCATGCCTGCAAAGTTGG CTGCAGAAGAAGACCTTAATTCAGAGGAACTTACATTGGCTTTGGAGACTCAGCCAATGCAGGAGTTAACCAGTAATATGGCGTTACGCTGGTCAGATGATGACGAAGAGGAAAATGGTCCTGAAAAG tcaGCTCACTCGCCCAGCCCAGTCTTCCCACAGGAGAATGACCTCCCTCAGCCAAGCAACCAAGGTCTCTCCCCAAACACCCACGACCACCGTTCCCCCCAACACAGACATAGCCCCTGCCTCGTCCCCATGAAACGCACTCACAACTTCGAAGGCGCCGCGTGCGAGGAGGGGGAGAGCCAGTCCAAGTGCATCCGGAAGAAGTTCACCTTCAAGGGCATGTATGgagccccctctccctctcttctcagacAGGCTGCAGGTAGGAGCCAGGATGAGGCCAAAGGCGGAAGCACCTCTTCCCACCAGCCCCTGGCCTCCTCCAGCCGCCTCTCTCCCCCCACAGACGGCCAGGGTTATGGGGGAGTGGTGCGCTACTATTGGGGTGTGCCTTTCTGTCCACGGGGGCAGAACCCAGACGCCTACACACAG GTGATCCTGTCCCAGCTGGAGGTGTATGAGAAGAGCCTGAAGGAGGCCCAGAGGGGTCTGCTGAGGAAGGCAGGCTGGGGGGAGCCAGTCCTCCCTGGGCCCCCAGAGAAACCCTTCTCCAGGAGGGGACGCCTCGAGAGACGCAGGGCCCCACGACTcctggaagaagaggagagagggggaaaacgtCAGGAAGAGCTAGTGGAGGTGGtagaagatgatgatgatgatgaagaggagggagagaagagggcgAGACAGCTGTCACGGTGGGGGGTggaagggggagggaagagaggaaggcagGAGTGGAAGGACTGCCAGGATCTGTTTGTGTCCTCTCCTGAACAAGAGGAA AAATCTCCCTCCCCTGTATTTCATGCAGATACCAGTCAGCTAATTCTACTTCAACG GAGACTTGGCCTTAGAAGAAAAGAGGAAAGAGTAGCAGAAAAACAACCACCTGacttactggaggagagggaggaagatgagaaTGAAGAAAAGATGGATGAtaaagagggtggagagaagagggaggaggaagaagtgGATGTCAGAGGCTTACAAGTTCCAG AGACCCAACTCAGTGACGACAGCACTCAAGACCTCATGGTCACCAGCCCTGCACAG CCCCAGCCAGAGAGCCAGTCCCTGCCTCAGATCCAGACCTTTCTTTCATCACCCCGTCCTCTGGAACAGTGTGAAGAGGGGATGTTggtggttggagaggaggaggggcggAGGAGTAGCCCTGTGGGGATCCCTGCTGTAGGAGAGGATGTTCAGATGGAGGAGGATATCCCAGAGCCTGCCTTCCCTCGGAGCCCCAACATGGACTGTCCCATGTGCATGCGTCTCTTCCCCCTGACGGAGATTGAGATGCACGCTGCCTACTGTGACGGTACCACCGGTATCAtggaggaggaaatggagagCCACTCTCAGG TTTCAGTCAAGGCTCGTAGGAAGAGGACCAGAAGGGGTGAGAACATTGGAGAGGAGCAGCCCAGCTCTTCTGGCTCTGGCAA GGTGGTACAGGGAGAGAAGTGCTTCCTGTGTCAGCAACTATTTCCTCTCAAGTACCAGTTCTCCAAGGCTGCACCCAGAGACGGACAG AGTGGAGACTTGCTGAGTGCTCTGGACCAGACAGAGCATATATATTCAG GGACTGCTGAGGCCAAACCATGTGTTACTACCGTCAATAACCAACAAAG TGGCCTGATTGATGATCTGGACACAGCAGAATCTGGGGGAAGAGGAGACTTCAGCGCCCCAGGTTTCAGAGTGAGCACCTCGCCCATCCAATCCTTCACCCTGTCTCAGAAGCCACAGACTGCCTTATCGACTTCTAACGCCAAtgctcttcctctacctcctcttcctcctccaggcCCAGCCAAAAAAGAGATTAAAGcaatagtttttaaaaaaatgtaa
- the LOC118390047 gene encoding BRCA1-A complex subunit RAP80-like isoform X3, translated as MPPRKKRENRGTDDCPRKRRRAQEEGNVVISDRDEDEDFRPTSSSRGERKREKESRTRSNEMTEEEMLDLAMRLSKQEASSAALRQRQEEEAVRKAIAESLYADSPTHPHSESSLGSGSPTQQCQNSPPEGESSIQPPRCKLSYPNHGVADREGACGGGVHVGMAPSDRRGKKEGSPLLDMPDLSQTQKVYSQSSPLSQASTSVPLPSSQEEGSSQRNLFRDCSAKAIESQDYNNSTKSDSQSQLRIKSPGFPSTTAPQANKPVLCLEKLSQDLLVDCQASGFLLKGHPSLTLPTKSQKSQSYQPKSPTFSNTPVFSKTERGVEPGQSSPSFPKSAMFSNCDSGEEEKEASPTIPKSLVFFKTDRGKAEEQRSPTSPKSTIFSKTERGPEEKETFSGSPVFPRTDQIRDQGPQSCVESVSATGDYEDGDRDDAVKSRDASECLPPCPRTTLSLNKRFVPIRKTAGVSDKVVDQEEREGESSQRTVNRISMPAKLAAEEDLNSEELTLALETQPMQELTSNMALRWSDDDEEENGPEKSAHSPSPVFPQENDLPQPSNQGLSPNTHDHRSPQHRHSPCLVPMKRTHNFEGAACEEGESQSKCIRKKFTFKGMYGAPSPSLLRQAAGRSQDEAKGGSTSSHQPLASSSRLSPPTDGQGYGGVVRYYWGVPFCPRGQNPDAYTQVILSQLEVYEKSLKEAQRGLLRKAGWGEPVLPGPPEKPFSRRGRLERRRAPRLLEEEERGGKRQEELVEVVEDDDDDEEEGEKRARQLSRWGVEGGGKRGRQEWKDCQDLFVSSPEQEEKSPSPVFHADTSQLILLQRRLGLRRKEERVAEKQPPDLLEEREEDENEEKMDDKEGGEKREEEEVDVRGLQVPETQLSDDSTQDLMVTSPAQCEEGMLVVGEEEGRRSSPVGIPAVGEDVQMEEDIPEPAFPRSPNMDCPMCMRLFPLTEIEMHAAYCDGTTGIMEEEMESHSQVSVKARRKRTRRGENIGEEQPSSSGSGKVVQGEKCFLCQQLFPLKYQFSKAAPRDGQSGDLLSALDQTEHIYSGTAEAKPCVTTVNNQQSGLIDDLDTAESGGRGDFSAPGFRVSTSPIQSFTLSQKPQTALSTSNANALPLPPLPPPGPAKKEIKAIVFKKMGKCLPAFPSLSRTRT; from the exons ATGCCTCCTCGGAAAAAGCGAGAGAACAGAGGCACGGATGATTGTCCCAGGAAACGACGACGAGCTCAGGAAGAGGGCAATGTCGTCATCTCAGACAGAGACGAG GATGAAGACTTCAGACCGACATCATCATCAAGAGGGGAGCGCAAACGGGAGAAGGAGAGTAGAACACGATCAAACG AGATGACCGAGGAGGAGATGCTGGACCTGGCCATGAGACTGAGTAAACAGGAGGCCAGCAGCGCTGCTCTCCGGCAACGACAGGAGGAAGAGGCCGTGAGGAAGGCCATCGCTGAAAGCCTCTAC GCAGACAGCCCTACTCACCCCCACTCAGAATCTTCGCTCGGGTCAGGGAGCCCTACACAACAATGTCAAAATTCTCctccagagggagagagcagcataCAGCCACCCAGGTGTAAACTCTCCTACCCTAACCATGGTGTGGCTGACAGGGAGGGAGCCTGCGGTGGAGGTGTTCATGTAGGGATGGCTCCCTCAGACAGGAGGGGGAAGAAGGAGGGAAGCCCATTACTAGATATGCCTGACCTGTCTCAGACCCAGAAGGTCTATTCCCAGTCCTCCCCCCTCAGCCAAGCTTCCACCTCAGTGCCTCTCCCATCCTCACAG GAAGAGGGGTCTTCTCAGAGGAACCTTTTCCGAGACTGCTCAGCCAAGGCAATTGAATCTCAGGACTACAACAACTCCACAAAGAGTGACTCCCAGTCCCAACTCAGGATCAAGTCCCCTGGTTTCCCTTCCACTACGGCTCCCCAAGCCAACAAACCTGTCCTGTGCCTGGAGAAGCTTAGCCAGGACCTCCTAGTAGACTGTCAGGCCTCTGGGTTCCTACTAAAGGGTCATCCCAGCTTAACACTTCCCACAAAGTCCCAGAAATCTCAATCTTATCAGCCCAAGAGCCCCACATTCTCCAATACCCCTGTGTTTTCcaaaacagagagaggtgtggaacCAGGCCAAAGTAGTCCCTCCTTTCCTAAAAGCGCCATGTTCTCTAATTGTGATTCAGGAGAGGAAGAAAAAGAGGCCAGTCCCACCATTCCTAAAAGCCTGGTCTTTTTCAAGACTGATAGAGGAAAGGCAGAGGAACAAAGGAGTCCAACTTCTCCGAAAAGCACCATTTTCTCTAAGACTGAAAGAGGACCAGAAGAGAAAGAGACCTTCTCTGGAAGTCCAGTCTTTCCCAGAACTGATCAGATAAGGGACCAGGGTCCACAGAGCTGTGTTGAAAGTGTCTCTGCAACGGGAGACTatgaggatggagacagagatgatgCTGTGAAGAGCAGGGATGCCTCCGAGTGCCTTCCACCATGCCCCAGAACAACCCTGTCCCTGAACAAGAGATTTGTGCCTATAAGGAAGACTGCTGGAGTTTCAGACAAAGTTGTTGACCAAGAGGAACGCGAGGGTGAATCCTCGCAGAGAACTGTAAACAGGATTAGCATGCCTGCAAAGTTGG CTGCAGAAGAAGACCTTAATTCAGAGGAACTTACATTGGCTTTGGAGACTCAGCCAATGCAGGAGTTAACCAGTAATATGGCGTTACGCTGGTCAGATGATGACGAAGAGGAAAATGGTCCTGAAAAG tcaGCTCACTCGCCCAGCCCAGTCTTCCCACAGGAGAATGACCTCCCTCAGCCAAGCAACCAAGGTCTCTCCCCAAACACCCACGACCACCGTTCCCCCCAACACAGACATAGCCCCTGCCTCGTCCCCATGAAACGCACTCACAACTTCGAAGGCGCCGCGTGCGAGGAGGGGGAGAGCCAGTCCAAGTGCATCCGGAAGAAGTTCACCTTCAAGGGCATGTATGgagccccctctccctctcttctcagacAGGCTGCAGGTAGGAGCCAGGATGAGGCCAAAGGCGGAAGCACCTCTTCCCACCAGCCCCTGGCCTCCTCCAGCCGCCTCTCTCCCCCCACAGACGGCCAGGGTTATGGGGGAGTGGTGCGCTACTATTGGGGTGTGCCTTTCTGTCCACGGGGGCAGAACCCAGACGCCTACACACAG GTGATCCTGTCCCAGCTGGAGGTGTATGAGAAGAGCCTGAAGGAGGCCCAGAGGGGTCTGCTGAGGAAGGCAGGCTGGGGGGAGCCAGTCCTCCCTGGGCCCCCAGAGAAACCCTTCTCCAGGAGGGGACGCCTCGAGAGACGCAGGGCCCCACGACTcctggaagaagaggagagagggggaaaacgtCAGGAAGAGCTAGTGGAGGTGGtagaagatgatgatgatgatgaagaggagggagagaagagggcgAGACAGCTGTCACGGTGGGGGGTggaagggggagggaagagaggaaggcagGAGTGGAAGGACTGCCAGGATCTGTTTGTGTCCTCTCCTGAACAAGAGGAA AAATCTCCCTCCCCTGTATTTCATGCAGATACCAGTCAGCTAATTCTACTTCAACG GAGACTTGGCCTTAGAAGAAAAGAGGAAAGAGTAGCAGAAAAACAACCACCTGacttactggaggagagggaggaagatgagaaTGAAGAAAAGATGGATGAtaaagagggtggagagaagagggaggaggaagaagtgGATGTCAGAGGCTTACAAGTTCCAG AGACCCAACTCAGTGACGACAGCACTCAAGACCTCATGGTCACCAGCCCTGCACAG TGTGAAGAGGGGATGTTggtggttggagaggaggaggggcggAGGAGTAGCCCTGTGGGGATCCCTGCTGTAGGAGAGGATGTTCAGATGGAGGAGGATATCCCAGAGCCTGCCTTCCCTCGGAGCCCCAACATGGACTGTCCCATGTGCATGCGTCTCTTCCCCCTGACGGAGATTGAGATGCACGCTGCCTACTGTGACGGTACCACCGGTATCAtggaggaggaaatggagagCCACTCTCAGG TTTCAGTCAAGGCTCGTAGGAAGAGGACCAGAAGGGGTGAGAACATTGGAGAGGAGCAGCCCAGCTCTTCTGGCTCTGGCAA GGTGGTACAGGGAGAGAAGTGCTTCCTGTGTCAGCAACTATTTCCTCTCAAGTACCAGTTCTCCAAGGCTGCACCCAGAGACGGACAG AGTGGAGACTTGCTGAGTGCTCTGGACCAGACAGAGCATATATATTCAG GGACTGCTGAGGCCAAACCATGTGTTACTACCGTCAATAACCAACAAAG TGGCCTGATTGATGATCTGGACACAGCAGAATCTGGGGGAAGAGGAGACTTCAGCGCCCCAGGTTTCAGAGTGAGCACCTCGCCCATCCAATCCTTCACCCTGTCTCAGAAGCCACAGACTGCCTTATCGACTTCTAACGCCAAtgctcttcctctacctcctcttcctcctccaggcCCAGCCAAAAAAGAGATTAAAGcaatagtttttaaaaaaat GGGAAAGTGTCTCCCAGCCTTTCCGTCTCTGAGTAGGACGAGGACCTAG